A stretch of the Archangium violaceum genome encodes the following:
- a CDS encoding cyclic nucleotide-binding domain-containing protein, giving the protein MALPPSEAQQLVRQYKDSAAANILQGKPAEALADYRKVVELSPNDSAARLKVAELLAQLGQRQEAVREFHHLAIRYAAEGQTLHAIAACKLILALDPGHQETQENLASLIAMQDTEQGTEAAPLDKPAPTPLFSQLPREVFLALLGMLEVRRVPGGEPIITEGERGSSMFILVHGTVRVVHTPENSLPHTLAELSEGSFFGEMALISDTPRTATVIATRDCTLLEVTREMLTRLGTHFPSLEQVVHQFYKERLLDDLLRSNPLFQPLSDEQKRAISQRFQSRSVEPGTVLLQQGQRSNALYLLLRGRCFVVHQDPEGTERSYPDMTEGALFGEISLLLDLRVTATVRSATPCLLLVLDQETVKELVLPHPEVRRALTQLSRERLDRTAAMLAEGAEVQGSFLI; this is encoded by the coding sequence GTGGCGCTCCCCCCCTCTGAAGCGCAGCAGCTCGTCCGCCAATACAAGGACAGCGCCGCCGCCAACATCCTCCAGGGAAAGCCCGCGGAGGCGCTCGCCGACTACCGCAAGGTGGTGGAGCTCTCCCCCAACGACTCCGCCGCGCGCCTCAAGGTGGCCGAGCTCCTCGCCCAGCTCGGGCAGCGCCAGGAGGCCGTCCGCGAGTTCCACCACCTCGCCATCCGCTACGCCGCCGAGGGGCAGACCCTGCACGCCATCGCCGCCTGCAAGCTCATCCTCGCCCTCGACCCGGGCCACCAGGAGACGCAGGAGAACCTGGCCAGCCTCATCGCGATGCAGGATACCGAGCAGGGCACCGAGGCCGCCCCTCTGGACAAGCCCGCGCCCACGCCCCTGTTCTCCCAGCTCCCCCGGGAGGTCTTCCTGGCCCTGCTCGGGATGCTGGAGGTGCGCCGGGTTCCCGGTGGCGAGCCCATCATCACCGAGGGAGAACGGGGCAGCTCCATGTTCATCCTCGTCCACGGCACGGTGCGCGTGGTGCACACGCCCGAGAACTCCCTGCCGCACACGCTCGCCGAGCTGAGCGAGGGCTCCTTCTTCGGCGAGATGGCGCTCATCTCGGACACCCCGCGCACGGCCACGGTGATCGCCACCCGGGACTGCACCCTGCTGGAAGTGACGCGCGAGATGCTCACCCGGCTCGGCACCCACTTCCCCTCGCTCGAGCAGGTGGTGCACCAGTTCTACAAGGAGCGGCTGCTCGACGACCTGCTCAGGTCCAACCCCCTCTTCCAACCGCTCTCCGACGAGCAGAAGCGGGCCATCTCCCAGCGTTTCCAGAGCCGCTCCGTCGAGCCGGGCACCGTGCTGCTCCAGCAGGGCCAGCGCAGCAACGCGCTCTACCTGCTGCTGCGCGGGCGCTGCTTCGTGGTGCACCAGGACCCCGAGGGCACCGAGCGGTCCTACCCGGACATGACCGAGGGCGCCCTCTTCGGAGAAATCTCCCTGCTGCTCGACCTGCGCGTCACCGCCACCGTGCGGTCCGCCACCCCGTGCCTCCTGCTGGTGTTGGATCAGGAGACCGTCAAGGAACTGGTGCTGCCCCACCCCGAGGTGCGCCGCGCGCTCACCCAGCTCAGCCGCGAGCGACTGGACCGGACGGCCGCCATGCTCGCCGAGGGCGCCGAGGTCCAGGGCTCCTTCCTCATCTGA